The following coding sequences lie in one Mesorhizobium sp. NZP2298 genomic window:
- a CDS encoding ABC transporter substrate-binding protein, with protein sequence MKNMMRGLMAATAFVSITTIAHAQDVQGVIGGLPTELKAQYDGAPQKVLPSAWDNFTPPPKPWKWCHSESYQGNPWRVTVTKELKRLVDGLIADGTVSSFEVSDSNNDASQQINQIRAFIDKKCSIITSIPGSATALDDAIDAAAKAGIPFITAAGSVTSPNAINVDSNYARWGYDMMTAIGKAQPDGASILLVEGIAGHPIVVQERQGADKALAENPKLKISRNVNGNWTANVTKTVVLQAIATNPAPIDAVWTTGSESRVVAEAFAEAGRPAPLITGSITGDALGYWKANPDKYHFEGHAVLPHWTAETLFRVGERMLDGQKPKLNTLLIPIPPVHSADLGQWYKDCMTTDAVSIFPIPPKDPMPEEWLDAYFSNPAPTKGWDYAKVPDACAK encoded by the coding sequence ATGAAAAACATGATGCGCGGCCTGATGGCCGCAACCGCGTTTGTATCCATCACGACAATTGCCCATGCCCAGGATGTGCAAGGCGTCATCGGCGGGCTGCCGACCGAACTCAAGGCACAGTATGACGGTGCGCCGCAGAAGGTGCTGCCTTCGGCATGGGACAATTTCACGCCGCCGCCGAAGCCGTGGAAATGGTGCCACTCGGAATCCTACCAGGGCAATCCCTGGCGCGTAACGGTCACCAAGGAGTTGAAGCGTCTGGTCGACGGGCTGATAGCCGACGGCACGGTGTCCAGCTTCGAAGTGTCTGACTCCAACAACGACGCCAGCCAGCAGATCAACCAGATCCGCGCCTTCATCGACAAGAAGTGCTCGATCATCACCTCGATCCCGGGCTCGGCGACGGCGCTCGACGATGCGATCGACGCCGCCGCCAAGGCCGGCATTCCGTTCATCACCGCGGCCGGCTCGGTGACCAGCCCGAACGCGATCAATGTCGATTCCAACTATGCGCGCTGGGGCTATGACATGATGACGGCGATCGGCAAGGCGCAGCCGGACGGCGCCAGCATCCTGCTCGTCGAAGGCATTGCCGGCCACCCGATCGTGGTGCAGGAACGCCAGGGTGCCGACAAGGCGTTGGCCGAGAATCCCAAGCTGAAGATTTCGCGCAACGTCAACGGCAACTGGACGGCCAATGTCACCAAGACCGTCGTGCTGCAGGCGATCGCCACCAACCCAGCGCCGATCGATGCGGTGTGGACGACCGGCAGCGAAAGCCGCGTCGTCGCCGAGGCCTTCGCCGAAGCCGGCCGGCCGGCGCCGCTGATCACCGGCTCGATCACTGGCGACGCGCTCGGCTATTGGAAGGCCAATCCCGACAAGTACCATTTCGAAGGCCATGCGGTGTTGCCGCACTGGACCGCCGAGACGCTGTTTCGCGTCGGCGAGCGCATGCTCGACGGCCAGAAGCCGAAGCTGAACACGCTGCTGATTCCGATCCCTCCGGTGCACAGCGCCGATCTCGGCCAATGGTACAAGGACTGCATGACGACGGATGCCGTCTCGATCTTCCCGATCCCGCCCAAGGATCCAATGCCGGAGGAATGGCTTGACGCCTATTTCTCGAATCCGGCACCGACCAAGGGCTGGGATTATGCGAAAGTTCCAGACGCCTGCGCGAAGTGA
- a CDS encoding ATP-binding cassette domain-containing protein: MLEIKDISKRYGETVALADASIAFRAGTIHTILGENGSGKSTMVKLLSGIVQPDSGAILLQGRPFSGANPSAFQAQGFATVFQEVLIAPDRNVTDNILLGLDGLLRRAVPRNERRDRAAAALKRFAVTDVPLDMPAGLLPLAAQQLVVLARAIVRNPRILILDEVTAALDFADRESVFSLMRALAGEGCLILFITHRMDEVMSLSDRISILRGGSVVRTEERGASTPAELLKAMAPRTAAELTHG; this comes from the coding sequence ATGCTTGAAATCAAAGACATATCCAAACGCTATGGCGAGACGGTCGCGCTGGCTGACGCTTCTATCGCGTTCCGGGCGGGGACCATCCATACCATCCTGGGCGAAAACGGCTCGGGCAAGAGTACCATGGTCAAGCTGTTGTCCGGTATCGTCCAGCCGGACAGCGGCGCGATCCTGCTGCAAGGAAGGCCGTTTTCGGGCGCAAACCCGTCGGCCTTCCAGGCGCAAGGTTTTGCTACTGTGTTCCAGGAGGTGCTGATCGCACCGGATCGCAACGTGACGGACAATATACTGCTCGGCCTCGATGGGCTGCTCCGGCGTGCCGTGCCACGCAACGAGCGCCGCGACAGGGCGGCAGCCGCGCTCAAACGCTTCGCCGTGACTGACGTTCCTCTCGACATGCCTGCCGGGCTGCTGCCACTGGCGGCGCAGCAATTGGTGGTGCTCGCCCGAGCGATCGTGCGCAATCCCAGGATTCTGATCCTCGACGAGGTCACCGCGGCGCTCGATTTCGCCGACCGCGAATCCGTCTTTTCGCTGATGCGCGCACTGGCCGGTGAAGGCTGCCTTATCCTGTTCATCACGCACCGCATGGACGAGGTGATGTCGTTGTCGGATCGCATCTCGATCCTGCGTGGCGGCAGCGTGGTGCGCACCGAGGAGCGCGGCGCCTCGACACCAGCGGAACTTCTCAAGGCCATGGCGCCACGCACTGCGGCGGAGCTGACGCATGGTTGA
- a CDS encoding ATP-binding cassette domain-containing protein produces MVDHTAPGLAVRDLVIAPGASAIMQTIAPGEIVGLAGLDGHGQELFLKMLAGLVAPLGGSIELGVSGASRKITGFRKAVASGIAYLPRDRRANGIFPTQSVLDNFAVSTLSRDTRLGLISPTARKARYDIYREKLSIVAPRPDAQITTLSGGNQQKVLLARALALEPAILLLNDPTRGVDVATRHVLYDVFRGLAADGMGLVILSSEIEEILLLCQRVLVFRENQVAAEISGEALTTDSVISAMFGRAA; encoded by the coding sequence ATGGTTGACCACACGGCTCCTGGTCTCGCCGTCCGCGACCTCGTCATCGCGCCGGGCGCCAGCGCAATAATGCAAACCATCGCTCCCGGCGAAATCGTCGGCCTTGCCGGCCTCGACGGCCATGGCCAGGAGCTGTTCCTGAAAATGCTCGCCGGCCTGGTGGCGCCACTTGGTGGCTCGATCGAGCTCGGCGTCTCCGGCGCGTCTCGCAAGATCACCGGGTTCCGCAAGGCCGTCGCCAGCGGCATCGCCTACCTGCCGCGCGACAGGCGCGCGAACGGTATTTTTCCCACGCAATCGGTGCTCGACAATTTCGCCGTCTCGACCTTGTCACGCGATACGCGGCTTGGCCTGATCAGTCCAACGGCGCGCAAGGCGCGCTACGACATCTACCGCGAAAAACTGTCGATCGTGGCACCCCGGCCGGATGCACAGATCACCACTTTGTCGGGCGGCAACCAGCAGAAGGTGCTTTTGGCGCGGGCACTGGCGCTGGAGCCCGCCATCCTGCTGCTCAACGACCCGACGCGCGGCGTCGACGTGGCGACGCGGCATGTGCTCTACGACGTCTTTCGCGGGCTGGCGGCCGACGGCATGGGCCTGGTCATCCTGTCCAGCGAGATCGAGGAGATTCTTCTCCTATGCCAGCGCGTGCTGGTGTTCAGGGAAAACCAGGTCGCGGCGGAAATCTCCGGCGAGGCGCTGACTACCGATAGCGTGATCTCCGCCATGTTCGGACGGGCGGCATGA
- a CDS encoding ABC transporter permease, which produces MSPITRLLSLGRSVGFAVLLLVVLLAVNLALSPGRFQPGSWGALVGLAAPLIGAAIASTPVILAGRGGIDISVGPLMGFVNAMVIQLLFLKAGISSPLLLVPAALLVGALVGAANGFLATIVRIQPIVATLGTYLILTGVTLTILPAPIGPAPAWLKSLAGSWSMLPLLLMFLAWWLVRRIPYYDQLMAVGSDDRAAYTAGVDVTRVRFIAYVMTGILGGCAGLMLTALIGSADPNIGPTYTLIAIAAVALGGVSLAGGRGGVAGAAIGAIDIFLLQSVLTTFNVSTFVLQIAYGAILVLAVMLTALQERLATRGR; this is translated from the coding sequence ATGAGCCCTATCACGCGCCTCCTGTCGCTTGGGCGAAGCGTCGGTTTCGCTGTCCTACTGCTGGTCGTCCTGCTGGCGGTCAATCTCGCCCTCAGCCCGGGGCGGTTCCAGCCGGGATCATGGGGCGCGCTGGTCGGATTGGCCGCGCCCTTGATCGGCGCGGCCATCGCCTCGACACCGGTGATCCTCGCGGGGCGCGGCGGCATCGATATCTCGGTCGGGCCGCTGATGGGTTTCGTCAACGCGATGGTGATCCAGTTGCTGTTCCTCAAGGCCGGTATCTCCTCGCCCCTGCTGCTCGTCCCGGCGGCCCTGCTCGTCGGCGCGCTGGTCGGCGCGGCGAACGGTTTTCTGGCGACGATCGTGCGCATCCAGCCGATCGTCGCCACGCTTGGCACCTATCTGATCCTCACCGGCGTGACGCTGACGATCCTGCCGGCGCCGATCGGCCCGGCGCCGGCATGGCTCAAGTCCTTGGCTGGTTCCTGGTCGATGCTGCCGCTGCTGTTAATGTTCCTTGCCTGGTGGCTGGTGCGGCGCATCCCCTACTACGACCAGTTGATGGCGGTCGGCAGCGACGATCGCGCCGCCTACACCGCCGGTGTCGATGTCACGCGCGTGCGCTTCATCGCCTATGTCATGACCGGCATCCTCGGCGGCTGCGCCGGGCTGATGCTGACGGCGCTGATCGGCTCCGCCGACCCCAATATCGGGCCGACTTATACGCTGATCGCGATTGCCGCCGTCGCGCTCGGCGGCGTCAGCCTGGCCGGCGGTCGTGGCGGCGTTGCGGGGGCCGCCATCGGCGCCATCGACATCTTCCTGCTGCAGAGCGTGCTGACGACGTTCAACGTCTCGACCTTCGTGCTGCAGATCGCCTATGGCGCCATACTGGTGCTGGCGGTGATGCTGACCGCGCTGCAGGAACGTCTTGCCACGAGGGGACGCTGA
- a CDS encoding ABC transporter permease, translated as MTGRNLFATTNARVVGAFCVAALLHLAGTVLIPGYSAPFAIRAMLVLASLLAVASIGQTLVVIMGGIDLSIPFVIGFANVVAAQLYGDGWNFVLVCGLVGVLAILIGGLNGLIARSLDIQPLIVTLGIGMVVQGLVLLWTAGFPSGSAPQAVSSFVSIGGSAGPLPVPWLVPSLVVLAALVVLVLERTPYGRRLYALGSNPGAAPLALIDPVRMWVITYAASAFFAAVAGVLLLGFTGSAYGDVGQPYLFQTIAAVVVGGAALVGGRGSYLGTIAGVLVLTEINTLLIGLGFQPSAVQAALGFIIVLLVSLYGRERHVSTTI; from the coding sequence ATGACTGGGCGAAACCTGTTTGCGACAACCAATGCCCGTGTCGTCGGCGCTTTCTGCGTCGCCGCCCTTCTGCACCTTGCCGGCACAGTTCTCATTCCCGGCTATTCAGCGCCGTTCGCGATACGCGCCATGCTGGTGCTTGCCTCGCTGCTGGCGGTCGCCTCGATCGGGCAGACATTGGTCGTCATCATGGGCGGCATCGACCTGTCCATCCCCTTCGTCATCGGCTTCGCCAATGTCGTGGCCGCGCAGCTCTACGGCGATGGCTGGAATTTTGTCCTGGTCTGCGGCCTCGTCGGCGTACTGGCGATTCTGATCGGCGGCTTGAACGGCCTGATCGCGCGCAGCCTCGACATCCAGCCGCTCATCGTCACGCTCGGCATCGGCATGGTCGTGCAAGGGCTGGTGCTGTTGTGGACGGCAGGCTTCCCGTCAGGCTCGGCACCGCAAGCGGTTTCCAGCTTCGTGTCGATCGGCGGATCGGCCGGGCCACTGCCGGTGCCGTGGCTGGTGCCGAGCCTCGTCGTGCTGGCAGCGCTCGTCGTGCTTGTGCTGGAGCGGACGCCTTATGGCCGCCGGCTCTATGCGCTGGGCAGCAATCCGGGGGCGGCACCCCTGGCGCTGATCGACCCGGTTCGCATGTGGGTGATCACCTATGCGGCGAGTGCCTTCTTCGCGGCCGTCGCGGGCGTGCTGCTGCTCGGCTTCACCGGCTCGGCCTATGGCGATGTCGGCCAACCCTATTTGTTCCAAACCATCGCGGCCGTGGTCGTCGGCGGCGCCGCACTTGTCGGCGGCCGCGGCAGCTATCTCGGCACCATCGCGGGCGTGCTGGTGCTGACCGAGATCAATACGCTGCTGATCGGGCTTGGCTTCCAGCCCTCGGCGGTGCAAGCAGCTTTGGGTTTCATCATCGTGCTGCTGGTCTCGCTCTACGGCCGCGAGCGGCACGTCTCGACGACGATCTGA
- a CDS encoding amidohydrolase family protein gives MIIDTHLHLIDRSALRYPWLAGVPALNRDFSYEEYATEAQRVGIQRVLHMEVDVDPADIEAETARVQGLSRQAGSMLAGVIASCRPEEADFADYLESQRANPFVKGFRRVLHVVPDDLSESDLFRGNIKRLGGTGLTFDLVVLPHQIPKAIVLADLAPDVQFVLDHCGVPDIKGNGEHPWREHMSEIARRPNVMAKISGVVAYADPGNWTVETLRPYVEHTIAVFGWDRVVWGSDWPVCTLGGGLSTWVAATHALLSGCSVAERDRLLSGNASKLWRLK, from the coding sequence ATGATCATCGACACCCATCTGCATCTCATCGATCGCTCGGCCTTACGCTATCCCTGGCTCGCCGGCGTGCCGGCGCTCAACCGTGATTTTTCCTATGAGGAATATGCCACTGAAGCGCAGCGTGTCGGTATCCAGCGCGTGCTGCATATGGAGGTCGATGTCGATCCGGCCGACATCGAGGCAGAGACCGCCCGCGTCCAGGGCCTGTCGCGGCAGGCGGGCAGCATGCTGGCGGGAGTGATCGCATCGTGCCGGCCGGAAGAGGCTGACTTTGCCGACTATCTCGAAAGCCAGCGGGCAAATCCTTTCGTCAAGGGTTTCCGCCGCGTGCTCCACGTCGTGCCCGATGATCTGTCGGAAAGCGACCTGTTCCGCGGCAACATCAAGCGGCTTGGCGGCACCGGCCTGACCTTCGACCTCGTCGTGCTGCCGCACCAGATTCCCAAGGCGATCGTGCTGGCCGACCTGGCGCCCGATGTCCAGTTCGTCCTCGACCATTGCGGTGTCCCCGACATCAAGGGCAATGGCGAGCACCCATGGCGCGAGCACATGAGCGAGATCGCCCGACGCCCGAATGTCATGGCCAAGATCTCCGGCGTCGTCGCCTATGCCGATCCTGGCAACTGGACGGTCGAGACGCTGCGGCCCTATGTCGAACACACCATCGCTGTGTTCGGCTGGGACCGTGTCGTCTGGGGCAGCGACTGGCCGGTCTGCACGCTCGGCGGCGGTCTCTCGACCTGGGTGGCGGCGACCCATGCGCTGCTTTCCGGCTGCAGCGTCGCGGAGCGCGACAGGTTGTTGTCTGGCAATGCTAGCAAGCTGTGGCGGTTGAAGTAG
- a CDS encoding IclR family transcriptional regulator: MDDSEDERYRAPALDKGLDILELLAGVDGGLTQAEIAKKLDRSPNEFYRMLDRLVRRGYVTRLDGDRYSLTLKLFGLAQLHAPVRRLVSYATPLMRELAETSQQANQLVVFDRGSAVVIAQQEAPDYWGISIRVGSHISLFDTGSGHVLLAFRSQEERQMMISEYVRSTDKTPQSAEFFTRLDQIRDRGYEMMASMQTAGVFNLSAPVRSSDGKAIAALSIPYITVINTPAAPDITRTIELLLATCEKLSHLAGSTVGSST, encoded by the coding sequence ATGGATGACAGCGAAGACGAGCGCTATCGCGCGCCGGCGCTCGACAAGGGGCTCGACATCTTGGAACTCCTGGCCGGCGTCGATGGCGGCCTGACGCAGGCGGAAATCGCCAAGAAACTCGACCGCAGCCCCAACGAATTCTACCGCATGCTGGACCGGCTGGTGCGGCGCGGCTACGTCACCCGGCTGGACGGCGACCGCTACTCGCTGACGCTCAAACTGTTCGGCCTGGCGCAACTGCACGCTCCGGTGCGGCGGCTGGTTTCCTACGCCACGCCGCTGATGCGCGAACTGGCCGAGACCTCGCAGCAGGCCAATCAACTCGTTGTTTTTGATCGCGGTTCCGCCGTCGTCATCGCCCAGCAGGAGGCTCCGGACTACTGGGGCATCTCGATCCGGGTCGGCTCCCACATCAGTCTGTTCGACACCGGTTCGGGCCATGTGCTGCTCGCCTTCCGCTCGCAGGAAGAGCGGCAGATGATGATTTCCGAATACGTCCGCAGCACAGACAAGACGCCGCAATCGGCCGAGTTCTTCACTCGGCTCGACCAGATCCGCGACCGTGGCTACGAGATGATGGCCTCGATGCAGACCGCTGGCGTCTTCAATCTGTCGGCACCGGTGCGCAGTTCCGACGGCAAGGCGATCGCCGCGCTGTCGATCCCCTACATCACCGTCATCAACACGCCTGCCGCGCCCGACATCACCCGGACCATCGAGCTCTTGCTGGCAACGTGCGAGAAGCTGTCGCACCTCGCGGGCTCGACTGTCGGTTCATCGACATAA
- a CDS encoding ABC transporter substrate-binding protein: protein MNRLLSGVSAGALVLAFGAGTALAGDLPGKFEGVTVDVKLIGGQQYEKLYERIPEWEKATGAKVNILTKKNGFDIDKELKSDIASGSTNWCVGWNHSSFAPQYTDLYTDLSKLLPKAEIDAFVPSTIKAATIDGKLEMLPRAQFDVSALYYQKSLYENADNKAKFKAKYGYDLVPPDTWKEVTDQAEFFANPPNFYGTQFAGKEEAINGRFYEMVVAEGGEYLDKDGKPVFNSEAGIRALDWFVNLYKAKAVPAGTTNYLWDDLGQGFASGTVAINLDWPGWAGFFNDPKSSKVAGNVGVKVAPKGSSGKRTGWSGFHGFSVTENCPNKEAAASLVWWLTNEDSQKLEAAAGPLPTRTAVWDWDLKQAENDPYKKEVLSAFQEEAKHAFAVPQTPEWIEISNAVYPELQAAILGDKTSKQALDEAAAKATQILQDAGKL, encoded by the coding sequence ATGAACAGACTGCTTTCCGGCGTCTCCGCCGGCGCATTGGTGCTTGCATTTGGTGCAGGCACGGCCCTTGCCGGTGACCTGCCCGGCAAGTTCGAAGGCGTGACCGTCGACGTGAAGCTGATCGGCGGCCAACAATATGAAAAGCTCTACGAGCGCATTCCCGAATGGGAGAAGGCGACCGGCGCCAAGGTCAACATCCTGACCAAGAAGAACGGCTTCGACATCGACAAGGAGCTCAAGTCCGACATCGCCTCGGGCAGCACCAACTGGTGCGTCGGCTGGAACCATTCGTCCTTCGCGCCACAGTACACGGACCTCTACACCGACCTCAGCAAATTGCTGCCCAAGGCGGAGATCGACGCCTTCGTGCCGTCAACGATCAAGGCCGCGACCATCGATGGCAAGCTGGAAATGCTGCCGCGCGCCCAGTTCGATGTCTCTGCCCTCTACTACCAGAAGAGCCTCTACGAGAACGCCGACAACAAGGCCAAGTTCAAGGCGAAATACGGCTATGACCTGGTGCCGCCGGACACATGGAAGGAAGTCACCGACCAGGCCGAGTTCTTCGCCAACCCGCCCAATTTCTACGGCACGCAGTTCGCCGGCAAGGAAGAAGCGATCAACGGACGGTTCTACGAGATGGTGGTCGCCGAAGGCGGCGAATATCTCGACAAGGACGGCAAGCCGGTCTTCAACTCCGAGGCCGGCATCCGGGCGCTCGACTGGTTCGTCAATCTCTACAAGGCCAAGGCGGTGCCGGCCGGAACCACCAACTATCTCTGGGACGATCTCGGCCAGGGCTTTGCCTCGGGCACCGTTGCCATCAACCTGGACTGGCCGGGCTGGGCCGGCTTCTTCAACGATCCGAAATCGTCGAAGGTCGCCGGCAATGTCGGCGTGAAGGTCGCGCCGAAGGGGTCTTCGGGCAAGCGCACCGGCTGGTCGGGCTTCCACGGTTTCTCGGTGACAGAGAACTGCCCGAACAAGGAAGCCGCGGCCTCGCTGGTGTGGTGGCTGACCAATGAGGACAGCCAGAAGCTGGAAGCCGCCGCGGGCCCGCTGCCGACCCGCACAGCGGTCTGGGACTGGGACCTGAAGCAGGCCGAAAACGATCCCTACAAGAAGGAGGTCCTCTCCGCTTTCCAGGAAGAAGCCAAGCACGCCTTCGCCGTGCCGCAGACGCCTGAATGGATCGAGATCTCGAATGCCGTCTATCCCGAACTGCAGGCGGCGATCCTTGGCGACAAGACCTCCAAGCAGGCGCTGGACGAAGCGGCCGCCAAGGCGACGCAGATCCTCCAGGACGCCGGCAAGCTTTAG
- a CDS encoding carbohydrate ABC transporter permease has product MKGFKPSAPFLLLLPAFIVLAAVVVVPLLLSLYSSFTPFRLTKPETFYVFIGLRNYLSILGNTDFWWAFGRTVLLLTIALNLEMLLGLGLAMLVEKATRGQRILRTLMMFPMMFSPILVGFQFKFMFNDNIGLVNNALQSLGLTQDAIPWLIEGHLAFIAISIAEIWSSTAIFAILILAGLLAMPKEPIEAARVDGCTPWQTFRYVTWPFVMPFAYIAMTIRSLDVARAYDIVKIMTDGGPAGRTELLWTLVARTAYSDGRMGMANAMAYFSILLSIAFTVYFFNKLAAARTQIGAEW; this is encoded by the coding sequence ATGAAGGGCTTCAAGCCATCGGCGCCGTTCCTGCTGCTGCTTCCGGCCTTCATCGTGCTGGCGGCGGTCGTCGTCGTGCCGCTGCTCTTGTCGCTCTATTCCAGCTTCACACCCTTCCGCCTGACCAAGCCCGAGACATTCTATGTCTTCATCGGTCTCCGGAATTATCTCTCGATCCTGGGCAACACCGATTTCTGGTGGGCATTCGGGCGCACGGTGCTGCTGCTGACCATCGCGCTCAATCTCGAAATGCTGCTTGGCCTCGGTCTCGCCATGCTGGTCGAGAAGGCGACGCGCGGCCAGCGCATCCTGCGCACGCTGATGATGTTTCCGATGATGTTCTCGCCGATCCTCGTCGGCTTCCAGTTCAAGTTCATGTTCAACGACAATATCGGCCTGGTGAACAACGCGCTGCAGTCGCTAGGGCTCACGCAGGACGCTATTCCATGGCTGATCGAGGGCCACCTCGCCTTCATCGCCATTTCGATCGCCGAGATCTGGTCGTCGACGGCGATCTTCGCCATCCTGATCCTCGCCGGCCTGCTCGCCATGCCCAAGGAGCCGATCGAGGCGGCGCGCGTCGACGGCTGCACGCCGTGGCAGACATTCCGCTATGTAACCTGGCCGTTCGTCATGCCCTTCGCCTACATCGCCATGACCATCCGTTCGCTCGACGTGGCGCGCGCCTATGACATCGTCAAGATCATGACCGACGGCGGACCGGCCGGCCGCACCGAGCTGCTCTGGACGCTGGTGGCGCGCACCGCCTACAGCGACGGGCGCATGGGCATGGCCAATGCCATGGCCTATTTCTCGATCCTGCTCTCGATCGCCTTCACCGTCTACTTCTTCAACAAGCTCGCCGCGGCGCGCACGCAGATCGGTGCGGAGTGGTGA
- a CDS encoding carbohydrate ABC transporter permease yields the protein MDENSSARLKRRLLGVVHRIGLFLAMLTICLPGLWIVISSLRPTVEIMAKPPVWIPQEISLDAYVAMFSGIGKGGIPVIEYFRNSLIISVTSTVIAVAIGMAGGYAFARYRFRGKSSVFLGLMLTRTVPGIALSLPLFFLYVRLGIIDTHFGLILAYVALNVPFTIWLIDGFFRQVPKDLAEAAQIDGCTRWQAFWQVEFPLAGPGIASAAIFAFLTCWNEFALASQLTRSVSAKTLPVGLLDYTAEFTIDWRGMCALAVVMIIPALTLTYIVQKHLVGGLTSGAVKG from the coding sequence ATGGACGAGAATTCTTCCGCCCGCCTGAAGCGCCGGCTGCTGGGCGTCGTCCATCGCATCGGCCTGTTCCTGGCGATGCTGACCATCTGCCTGCCGGGCCTGTGGATCGTCATCTCGTCGTTGCGGCCGACGGTCGAGATCATGGCCAAGCCGCCGGTGTGGATTCCGCAGGAGATTTCTCTCGACGCCTATGTCGCGATGTTCTCGGGCATCGGCAAGGGCGGCATCCCCGTCATCGAATATTTCCGCAACTCGCTGATCATCTCGGTGACCTCGACTGTCATCGCGGTCGCTATAGGCATGGCCGGCGGCTATGCCTTCGCGCGCTATCGTTTTCGCGGAAAGTCCAGCGTCTTCCTTGGCCTCATGCTGACGCGCACGGTGCCCGGCATCGCGCTGTCGCTGCCTCTGTTCTTCCTCTATGTGCGGCTCGGCATCATCGACACGCATTTCGGGCTGATCCTTGCCTATGTCGCGCTCAACGTGCCGTTCACGATCTGGCTGATCGACGGCTTCTTCCGCCAGGTGCCCAAGGATTTGGCGGAAGCGGCACAGATCGATGGCTGCACGCGCTGGCAGGCCTTCTGGCAGGTCGAGTTTCCGCTTGCAGGACCGGGCATTGCTTCGGCCGCGATCTTTGCCTTCCTGACCTGCTGGAACGAGTTTGCTTTGGCCTCGCAGCTGACCCGTTCGGTCAGCGCCAAGACGCTGCCGGTCGGTCTGCTCGACTACACGGCCGAGTTCACCATCGACTGGCGCGGCATGTGCGCGCTCGCGGTGGTGATGATCATCCCGGCGCTTACCCTCACCTACATCGTCCAGAAACACCTTGTCGGCGGCCTGACCTCCGGCGCGGTGAAAGGCTGA
- a CDS encoding ABC transporter ATP-binding protein yields MATVSLKKLTKRYGNIEIVHGIDLDITDREFIALVGPSGCGKSTTLRMIAGLEEISGGSIEIGGRVVNDLPPRSRNISMVFQSYALYPHMTVRENLGFSLKIAGAAKEEMDRRVAEASAILGLDTLLDRRPSQLSGGQRQRVAMGRAIVRDPDVFLFDEPLSNLDAKLRTQMRTEIKKLHAKVQSTVIYVTHDQVEAMTLADRIVIMRDGYIEQVGTPDEVFRRPATRFVAGFIGSPPMNLHEATIDDGQMVFASGEKLPLPGQFKANVATGDRVVFGLRPDDIYPTGHGISSGGAADVHQIELPITVTEPLGNETLVFVEFNGSDWVSRMLNPRPLKSGERVAMSLDLSQAHLFATETGKTLRS; encoded by the coding sequence ATGGCAACGGTTTCTCTCAAAAAGCTGACCAAGCGCTACGGCAATATCGAGATCGTGCACGGCATCGATCTCGATATCACCGACCGCGAATTCATCGCGCTGGTCGGTCCGTCCGGCTGCGGCAAGTCGACGACGCTGCGCATGATCGCCGGGCTGGAGGAGATCAGCGGCGGCTCGATCGAGATCGGCGGGCGTGTCGTCAACGATCTGCCGCCGCGCTCGCGCAACATCTCGATGGTGTTCCAGTCCTACGCGCTTTATCCGCACATGACGGTGCGCGAGAATCTCGGCTTCTCCCTGAAGATCGCCGGTGCTGCCAAGGAAGAGATGGACCGCCGCGTCGCCGAGGCCTCGGCCATTCTCGGCCTCGACACGCTGCTCGACCGCCGACCGTCGCAATTGTCCGGCGGGCAGCGCCAGCGCGTCGCCATGGGCCGCGCCATCGTGCGCGACCCCGACGTCTTCCTGTTCGACGAGCCGCTGTCCAATCTCGACGCCAAGCTCAGAACGCAGATGCGCACCGAGATCAAGAAGCTGCATGCCAAGGTGCAGTCGACGGTGATCTACGTCACCCACGACCAGGTCGAGGCGATGACGCTCGCCGACCGCATCGTCATCATGCGCGACGGATACATCGAACAGGTCGGCACGCCCGACGAGGTTTTCCGGCGACCAGCGACACGCTTCGTCGCCGGCTTCATCGGCTCGCCGCCGATGAACCTGCACGAGGCGACAATCGATGACGGCCAGATGGTGTTCGCCAGTGGCGAGAAACTGCCTTTGCCCGGCCAGTTCAAGGCCAATGTCGCGACCGGCGACAGAGTGGTGTTCGGGCTGCGGCCGGATGACATCTATCCGACCGGCCACGGCATCAGCTCCGGCGGCGCGGCAGATGTCCACCAGATCGAACTGCCGATCACGGTCACCGAACCGCTCGGCAACGAGACGCTGGTGTTCGTCGAATTCAACGGCAGCGACTGGGTGTCGCGCATGCTGAACCCGAGGCCGCTCAAGTCGGGCGAGCGGGTCGCCATGAGCCTTGACCTGTCGCAGGCACATCTGTTTGCCACTGAGACCGGAAAGACATTGCGGAGCTGA